The following are from one region of the Etheostoma spectabile isolate EspeVRDwgs_2016 chromosome 17, UIUC_Espe_1.0, whole genome shotgun sequence genome:
- the tsnax gene encoding translin-associated protein X isoform X1, which yields MNRREGEGCPRRNADAVQDRDASADPSSPVIAAFKVFQQELDTKHDKYERLVKISRDVTIESKRTIFLLHRVTSVPNAEDILNEADVKLDAVRQKIGQIAEELRGEDIFQFHRAFTAGIQEYVEAVSFLHYIRHRNLISLEEINASLVFMRTEKVEPKGSAEALQPGGQVLTFQVTPSDYLLGVADLTGELMRMCISSVGNGDIDTPFQLSQFLRQIHDGFSYIGNTGPYEVSKKLHTLRQSLGKVEDACYALRVRGSEIPKHMLADVFSSRTTLLDPEEGVV from the exons ATGAATAGGCGAGAAG GAGAAGGATGTCCCCGGAGAAATGCTGATGCAGTGCAGGACCGTGATGCGAGTGCCGACCCATCCTCACCTGTCATTGCTGCTTTCAAAG TTTTCCAACAGGAGCTTGACACCAAACACGACAAATATGAGCGCCTTGTCAAGATCAGTCGAGACGTCACCATCGAAAGCAAGAGgactatttttcttttacatagaGTGACCAG TGTACCAAATGCAGAGGATATTCTGAATGAAGCAGACGTGAAACTGGATGCAGTCAGGCAGAAAATCGGTCAAATTGCTGAAGAGCTCCGAGGAGAGGACATCTTTCAGTTTCACAGAGCTTTCACAGCAG GGATCCAGGAGTATGTGGAGGCCGTTTCTTTCCTGCACTATATCCGCCATCGCAACCTCATCAGCCTGGAGGAGATCAACGCCAGCCTGGTGTTCATGAGAACAGAGAAGGTAGAGCCCAag GGCTCAGCTGAAGCCCTGCAGCCGGGAGGTCAGGTCCTGACCTTCCAGGTGACGCCCTCCGACTACCTGCTCGGCGTGGCCGACCTGACCGGAGAGCTGATGCGGATGTGCATCAGCAGTGTGGGCAACGGCGACATCGACACGCCGTTCCAGCTGAGCCAGTTCCTGCGGCAGATCCACGACGGCTTCTCCTACATCGGGAACACGGGGCCGTACGAGGTGTCCAAGAAGCTGCACACGCTGCGACAGAGCCTGGGCAAAGTGGAGGATGCCTGCTACGCCCTGCGTGTCCGCGGTTCGGAAATCCCCAAACACATGCTGGCTGACGTGTTCTCCAGTAGGACCACACTTCTCGACCCGGAGGAAGGAGTGGTTTAA
- the tsnax gene encoding translin-associated protein X isoform X2, with translation MNRREGEGCPRRNADAVQDRDASADPSSPVIAAFKVFQQELDTKHDKYERLVKISRDVTIESKRTIFLLHRVTSVPNAEDILNEADVKLDAVRQKIGQIAEELRGEDIFQFHRAFTAGIQEYVEAVSFLHYIRHRNLISLEEINASLVFMRTEKGSAEALQPGGQVLTFQVTPSDYLLGVADLTGELMRMCISSVGNGDIDTPFQLSQFLRQIHDGFSYIGNTGPYEVSKKLHTLRQSLGKVEDACYALRVRGSEIPKHMLADVFSSRTTLLDPEEGVV, from the exons ATGAATAGGCGAGAAG GAGAAGGATGTCCCCGGAGAAATGCTGATGCAGTGCAGGACCGTGATGCGAGTGCCGACCCATCCTCACCTGTCATTGCTGCTTTCAAAG TTTTCCAACAGGAGCTTGACACCAAACACGACAAATATGAGCGCCTTGTCAAGATCAGTCGAGACGTCACCATCGAAAGCAAGAGgactatttttcttttacatagaGTGACCAG TGTACCAAATGCAGAGGATATTCTGAATGAAGCAGACGTGAAACTGGATGCAGTCAGGCAGAAAATCGGTCAAATTGCTGAAGAGCTCCGAGGAGAGGACATCTTTCAGTTTCACAGAGCTTTCACAGCAG GGATCCAGGAGTATGTGGAGGCCGTTTCTTTCCTGCACTATATCCGCCATCGCAACCTCATCAGCCTGGAGGAGATCAACGCCAGCCTGGTGTTCATGAGAACAGAGAAG GGCTCAGCTGAAGCCCTGCAGCCGGGAGGTCAGGTCCTGACCTTCCAGGTGACGCCCTCCGACTACCTGCTCGGCGTGGCCGACCTGACCGGAGAGCTGATGCGGATGTGCATCAGCAGTGTGGGCAACGGCGACATCGACACGCCGTTCCAGCTGAGCCAGTTCCTGCGGCAGATCCACGACGGCTTCTCCTACATCGGGAACACGGGGCCGTACGAGGTGTCCAAGAAGCTGCACACGCTGCGACAGAGCCTGGGCAAAGTGGAGGATGCCTGCTACGCCCTGCGTGTCCGCGGTTCGGAAATCCCCAAACACATGCTGGCTGACGTGTTCTCCAGTAGGACCACACTTCTCGACCCGGAGGAAGGAGTGGTTTAA